In Stegostoma tigrinum isolate sSteTig4 chromosome 7, sSteTig4.hap1, whole genome shotgun sequence, one genomic interval encodes:
- the LOC132209833 gene encoding probable G-protein coupled receptor 139, whose protein sequence is MHGVPSGLVFIIYYPIIASVGIPANLVVILTLCHRRCGLSGCIIYYVVSMATADLFVMITAVLLNRIAGIYFPTSFLSITPVCSLRNAFNFAAIDSSAWLTVAFTFDRFVAICCQKLKIKYCTQKTAAWVVGTVSTLAFFKNIARYFVYEPTVVINDMPWYCGIKVIFYTSPVWVGYDLISSILTPCIPFILILLLNALTVRHTEAANGTRRRLWAQNSGENQSDPELVKRRKSIILLFAISGSFILLYALFFITILYVRITNATYTSGSNSSVSTYILNEVAFMLQFLSSCTNPFIYAGTQSKFRVELKNGMKYPLNLFVHFFASRKQHGLVWGRPCLTNLIEFFEEVTMMINEGKVIYVACMHFSKAFDNVPQWQTGTKGEIT, encoded by the exons ATGCATGGAGTACCATCAGGTCTCGTATTTATCATTTACTATCCGATCATTGCATCTGTCGGGATTCCAG CTAACCTGGTTGTGATTCTGACGCTGTGTCACAGACGATGTGGTCTTTCTGGATGTATTATTTATTACGTGGTGTCCATGGCAACGGCAGATCTATTCGTAATGATCACGGCTGTACTATTGAACCGGATAGCTGGAATTTATTTTCCAACTAGTTTTCTGTCAATTACACCAGTGTGCAGTCTTCgcaatgcctttaattttgcAGCCATTGATAGTTCTGCTTGGTTAACTGTAGCGTTTACCTTTGAtagatttgtggccatttgttgccagaaactgaaaATTAAATATTGCACTCAGAAGACAGCAGCTTGGGTTGTAGGAACTGTGTCCACACTGGCCTTCTTTAAAAATATCGCCAGATATTTTGTTTATGAACCAACAGTTGTTATTAATGACATGCCTTGGTACTGTGGTATTAAGGTAATATTTTATACATCACCTGTGTGGGTCGGATATGATTTGATTAGTTCCATTTTAACCCCATGTATCCCATTCATTCTAATTTTACTACTGAATGCTCTGACCGTGAGACATACTGAAGCAGCCAATGGAACCCGCAGGAGACTCTGGGCCCAGAACAGTGGAGAGAATCAAAGTGACCCAGAGTTGGTGAAGCGACGGAAGTccattattttgctttttgccATCTCTGGAAGTTTCATACTGTTATATGCATTATTTTTTATAACAATACTCTATGTCAGAATTACAAACGCTACTTATACTTCAGGGTCCAATTCCAGTGTTTCCACGTATATTCTCAATGAAGTAGCATTTATGCTTCAGTTTTTGAGTTCTTGCACCAATCCGTTTATTTATGCTGGGACCCAGAGTAAATTTAGAGTCGAGTTAAAGAATGGGATGAAATATCCACTCAActtgtttgttcatttttttgcCTCTCGAAA acagcatggtctTGTGTGGGGGAGGCCGTGCCtcacgaacttgattgagttttttgaggaggtgacgatgATGATTAATGAGGGGAAAGTGATTTATGTTGCCTGCATgcacttcagtaaagcctttgacaacgtCCCCCagtggcagactggtacaaaaggtgaaatcacatgA